The following coding sequences are from one Vicia villosa cultivar HV-30 ecotype Madison, WI unplaced genomic scaffold, Vvil1.0 ctg.000412F_1_1_3, whole genome shotgun sequence window:
- the LOC131627904 gene encoding AP2-like ethylene-responsive transcription factor AIL5, which produces MDSSSSSPPTNTNNTSLAFSLSNHFPNPPHSSSSHLSLFHSFTPYPPSTPSLTLTGSPEPTDRGTTNLSIFSGGNKLENFLGNSTATARTTATTYAPTELHRLSTDIYDYELKKTIAACFPHGYPTEPNSEPPKPSPKKTVDTFGQRTSIYRGVTRHRWTGRYEAHLWDNSCRREGQSRKGRQVYLGGYDKEEKAARAYDLAALKYWGPTTTTNFPICNYEKELDGMKNMTRQEFVASLRRKSSGFSRGASIYRGVTRHHQHGRWQARIGRVAGNKDLYLGTFSTQEEAAEAYDIAAIKFRGLNAVTNFDMSRYDVKSIANSSLPIGGLSNKNSKISTDHSLSESKRLDVASISDERTPSTAFTITQQPSNSTLSFAIPIKQDPSSDYWSNILGFNSNNSNNNPSHAVLPSSTPFNMDFSSHVPSNTNGDNNGGFFSGSVVQQQQNGNNSSSSSSSSSSSTSSIPFATPIFSLNTTNSYGNNWINNGHTFQTHAKSSQFQTPIFGME; this is translated from the exons ATGGACTCATCCTCCTCTTCACCCCCCACAAACACTAACAACACCTCCCTCGCTTTCTCTCTTTCCAACCACTTCCCTAATCCTCCACACTCCTCTTCCTCTCACCTCTCTCTCTTCCACTCCTTCACCCCTTATCCTCCCTCAACTCCATCTCTCACCCTCACAGGCTCGCCGGAGCCAACTGACAGAGGAACCACCAACCTCTCCATATTCAGCGGCGGAAACAAGCTCGAGAATTTTCTAGGAAACTCCACCGCCACAGCAAGAACCACCGCCACCACATATGCACCCACAGAACTTCACCGTCTTTCCACCGACATATACGATTATGAACTGAAAAAAACCATAGCCGCTTGCTTCCCTCATGGCTACCCTACCGAACCAAACTCCGAACCTCCAAAACCTTCCCCCAAGAAAACCGTCGACACCTTCGGCCAACGCACCTCCATTTACCGTGGCGTCACCcg acATAGATGGACGGGAAGATATGAAGCTCATTTATGGGACAATAGTTGCAGAAGAGAAGGACAAAGTAGAAAAGGAAGACAAG TTTATTTAGGTGGATATGATAAGGAAGAGAAAGCAGCTAGAGCTTATGATCTTGCTGCTCTCAAGTACTGGGGTCCAACTACCACTACCAACTTTCCA ATTTGCAACTATGAGAAAGAACTTGATGGCATGAAGAACATGACTAGACAAGAGTTTGTTGCTTCTCTAAGAAG GAAGAGCAGTGGTTTTTCAAGAGGAGCATCAATTTACCGAGGAGTAACAAG ACACCACCAGCATGGTAGATGGCAGGCAAGGATAGGTAGAGTTGCCGGAAACAAAGACCTTTACCTTGGCACTTTCA GCACACAAGAAGAAGCTGCTGAAGCTTATGATATAGCAGCAATCAAATTCAGAGGACTAAATGCAGTTACAAACTTCGACATGAGTCGCTACGACGTAAAAAGCATCGCGAATAGTTCTCTCCCCATAGGCGGTTTATCAAATAAAAACAGCAAAATTTCTACTGATCATTCTTTATCAGAAAGCAAAAGACTTGATGTTGCAAGTATATCAGATGAAAGAACTCCATCCACAGCCTTTACAATAACTCAGCAGCCTTCAAATTCTACATTAAGTTTCGCGATTCCGATAAAACAAGATCCTTCTTCAGATTACTGGTCCAATATTCTTGgatttaatagtaataatagcAATAATAATCCTAGTCATGCTGTTCTTCCATCTTCAACACCCTTCAACATGGATTTTTCTTCGCATGTACCTTCGAATACAAATGGCGATAACAATGGAGGCTTTTTCAGTGGATCAGTTGTTCAGCAGCAACAAAATGGAAacaattcttcttcttcatcatcatcatcgtcatcttCAACAAGTTCGATTCCATTTGCTACACCGATATTTTCCTTAAATACTACCAATAGTTATGGAAACAACTGGATCAATAATGGACACACATTCCAAACACATGCAAAATCAAGTCAGTTTCAAACACCAATATTCGGAATGGAATGA
- the LOC131627910 gene encoding uncharacterized protein LOC131627910 translates to MVESQVIDALGDEQAEVDVVDEEEEAPEIEVDNLVNEESEDEPEVVVPRDQVHMPPVHMRNLNFDGDDEPSSDIFYDPYTQTDQRLKVGDRFRSKEACIMAIKRFHMANNVDFRVDRANVERYKIYCRNTDCGFRLHASYRKRNDSWVIGYISQDHTCVNTNVSQDHRKLSYDIICQEILPLVEKDPSLKVKTIISHIVATYNYTPSYRKAWLAKTKAIEVVYGNWEDSYKRLPHFLYALQIYAPGTVTILETLPAQSPDGTSLQGNVIFHRLFWAFRPCVQGFSYCKPILQIDGTWLYGKYKGTMLMVVAQDGNSNIFLVAFALVEGETAGDTFRLLPWWKQHTIGWLLFSQEEVSVGMQL, encoded by the exons ATGGTTGAGTCACAAGTCATTGATGCACTTGGAGACGAGCAAGCAGAGGTCGACGttgtagatgaagaagaagaagcaccggaAATAGAAGTTGATAACCTGGTAAACGAGGAAAGTGAAGATGAACCGGAAGTTGTTGTACCACGAGATCAAGTGCATATGCCTCCAGTGCACATGAGGAACCTGAATTTTGATGGGGATGACGAACCATCGTCTGATATTTTCTATGATCCATACACCCAAACAGATCAACGGTTAAAAGTAGGAGACAGATTtcgttctaaggaggcatgtatcATGGCCATAAAAAGATTTCATATGGCAAACAATGTTGATTTTAGAGTTGATCGCGCCAATGTCGAAAGGTACAAAATTTACTGTAGAAACACTGattgtggattcaggttgcatgcatcatacaggaAGAGAAATGACTCATGGGTTATAGGATATATTTCCCAAGATCACACATGTGTTAACACAAATGTTTCACAAGATCACCGTAAGCTAAGTTATGACATCATTTGTCAAGAAATCTTGCCTCTAGTTGAAAAAGATCCATCGTTAAAGGTGAAAACGATAATCTCTCATATCGTTGCAACGTACAACTACACTCCGTCTTATAGAAAGGCGTGGCTGGCGAAGACCAAGGCGATCGAAGTTGTGTATGGAAATTGGGAGGATTCGTATAAACGACTCCCACATTTCTTATATGCACTTCAAATTTATGCTCCTGGAACTGTTACTATTTTAGAGACCCTTCCGGCGCAATCTCCAGACGGAACATCACTTCAAGGAAATGTGATATTCCACAGGCTCTTCTGGGCTTTCCGCCCATGTGTACAAGGATTTTCATATtgcaaaccaattcttcaaatagaTGGAACTTGGTTGTACGGAAAATATAAAGGCACCATGTTGATGGTTGTGGCTCAAGACGGAAATAGTAACATCTTTCTTGTTGCTTTCGCTCTTGTGGAAGGAGAAACTGCTGgag ACACCTTCCGATTACTGCCTTGGTGGAagcaacatactataggatggCTTCTCTTTTCGCAAGAAGAGGTGAGCGTTGGAATGCAGTTATAG